One segment of Sesamum indicum cultivar Zhongzhi No. 13 linkage group LG4, S_indicum_v1.0, whole genome shotgun sequence DNA contains the following:
- the LOC105160718 gene encoding uncharacterized protein LOC105160718 has protein sequence MSRKAKEACNTSSEPKSRADDAWWDMPQLKGKANRLRMLWHKFYDLVYKRTGFGWDPTTCTVTASEDRWAEWIAVNPRESGLKKKGLPHFNLCTEMFSSSVATGNNARSSAMPPVSNNDNDEVDVSYPAMDTGNPLSSGPEKIPTATRGVRRKGGQSDRLKRIDKCIDAITACSEAKTRKLANISNDNIEDCMAALSKMEGLPWDLFFAAQDQFVLKVRRQMFLLMSDEDKRAWVETLRK, from the exons ATGAGTCGAAAGGCGAAGGAGGCATGTAATACGTCTTCGGAGCCAAAGTCACGGGCTGACGATGCTTGGTGGGATATGCCACAG CTTAAAGGTAAGGCTAACAGGCTTCGAATGCTTTGGCATAAGTTTTACGATTTGGTGTACAAACGGACTGGTTTTGGTTGGGACCCAACAACATGCACCGTGACTGCCTCTGAGGATCGTTGGGCTGAATGGATCGCG GTTAATCCGAGAGAGTCTGGCTTGAAAAAGAAGGGTCTTCCTCATTTCAATTTATGTACTGAGATGTTCTCATCTTCTGTGGCCACCGGCAACAATGCCCGTTCCTCTGCCATGCCTCCTGTCTCCAACAATGACAATGATGAAGTTGATGTAAGCTATCCTGCAATGGATACTGGTAATCCACTCTCATCCGGGCCCGAGAAAATTCCAACAGCAACAAGAGGCGTGCGGCGAAAAGGGGGGCAAAGTGATCGGTTGAAGCGAATTGATAAATGCATTGATGCCATAACCGCTTGCAGTGAAGCCAAAACTCGGAAGCTGGCAAATATTTCCAACGATAATATTGAAGACTGCATGGCTGCGCTGTCTAAAATGGAGGGACTACCGTGGGATTTATTCTTTGCAGCGCAAGATCAGTTTGTGTTGAAGGTGAGGCGTCAAATGTTTCTTCTGATGAGTGATGAGGACAAGCGTGCTTGGGTAGAAACATTGAGAAagtga
- the LOC105160719 gene encoding transcription factor bHLH118, whose protein sequence is MESSFFLQLQQDDEFSIGNTKFSITYPGSTIWDVGSGNDFYLGDHVSNLDKLPKEFEGRVGDQDLQKKITHREIERQRRQEMSTLYASLRSVLPPDYLKGKRSTSDQIHEAAKYIRYLQNNVRGLGRKRDRIKQSLGNHELVQSEKAGSSSKILPNIVVTVQTCSVGVEVQISGDVLAEGLILPLSRILQMMLEQGLVVVCCNWTNFDGRLCYVIQSEVVDYPGIDLQKLQSKLTRMIHTLIDVKQ, encoded by the exons ATGGAATCGTCTTTCTTTTTGCAATTACAACAAGATGACGAATTTTCCATTGGAAACACCAAGTTCTCCATCACTTATCCAGGATCCACGATTTGGGATGTCGGCTCAGggaatgatttttatttgggaGATCATGTAAGTAATTTAGACAAATTGCCGAAAGAATTTGAAGGTAGGGTTGGAGATCAGGATCTGCAGAAGAAAATAACGCACAGGGAAATCGAGAGGCAAAGGAGGCAAGAGATGTCCACCCTTTATGCTTCTCTTCGTTCAGTCCTTCCTCCTGATTATCTCAAG gGCAAGCGCTCGACGTCGGATCAAATTCATGAGGCTGCAAAGTATATAAGGTATCTGCAGAATAATGTCAGGGGACTGGGACGTAAAAGGGATAGGATAAAACAATCACTCGGAAATCATGAATTAGTACAATCTGAAAAGGCTGGAAGCTCTAGCAAGATTTTGCCTAACATTGTTGTAACAGTTCAGACATGTTCAGTGGGAGTTGAAGTTCAGATCAGTGGTGATGTCTTGGCAGAGGGGCTTATTCTTCCACTATCAAGAATCCTGCAAATGATGCTTGAACAAGGGCTTGTCGTCGTCTGCTGTAACTGGACAAATTTTGACGGGAGGTTATGTTATGTAATCCAATCCGAG GTTGTTGATTATCCTGGTATCGATCTTCAGAAGCTGCAAAGTAAGCTGACTCGTATGATCCACACTTTGATAGATGTGAAACAGTGA
- the LOC105160720 gene encoding transcription factor bHLH120-like, with protein sequence MFPLQHSGNQFQGPSALGQDLSVDRAFLDSSSNLVARSTKKRQTRAKSGFQEPNDCKLRKIVHRDIERQRRQQMASLYASLRSLLPLEYIKGKRSISDHMQEAVNYIKHMEKNTKELRMRRDKLMKRLSKRTGSEISVRLPNCVTVSCCPNGGAVEILISCASKEQQGFPLSRVLMELLNTGLNIVSCISTKANDRFLHRIQTEVNDLIYINLPELQQRLANVVNVA encoded by the exons ATGTTTCCTCTACAACACAGCGGTAATCAGTTCCAGGGGCCATCAGCTCTTGGACAGGATTTGAGTGTAGATCGTGCTTTCTTGGACAGCAGTAGTAACCTCGTCGCAAGAAGTACCAAAAAGAGACAAACAAGGGCAAAATCAGGTTTCCAGGAACCTAATGATTGCAAGCTGAGAAAGATTGTGCACAGAGATATTGAGAGGCAGAGAAGGCAACAAATGGCCAGTCTATACGCTTCCCTTCGAtcccttcttcctcttgaGTACATCAAG GGTAAACGCTCGATCTCTGATCACATGCAAGAGGCCGTGAACTACATAAAACACATGGAAAAGAACACGAAAGAGCTGCGTATGCGGAGAGATAAGCTTATGAAGAGGTTGTCCAAAAGAACTGGCTCAGAAATTAGTGTTAGATTACCAAATTGCGTAACGGTGAGTTGTTGCCCTAATGGCGGCGCAGTGGAGATCTTAATCAGCTGCGCCAGCAAAGAGCAACAAGGGTTTCCTCTCTCCAGGGTGCTCATGGAACTGCTCAACACAGGACTCAATATTGTCAGCTGTATTTCTACCAAAGCCAATGACAGATTTCTGCACAGAATCCAAACCgag GTCAATGATCTGATATACATTAACTTGCCTGAGCTTCAACAAAGACTGGCTAACGTGGTCAACGTTGCATGA